Within the Salvia hispanica cultivar TCC Black 2014 chromosome 4, UniMelb_Shisp_WGS_1.0, whole genome shotgun sequence genome, the region TGATTCTCCGTCACTGGTCCGTTTGATTCCCCCTGAACTCCGGTGTCAGCCCGCCGCGGGGTTCCATCTCCGTTCACCCCTACGGCCAGTTTCGCCTGCGCCGACCTCGCCCTCTGCCGTTCTTCCCACCATTCTGGATATCCCACACGTTTAAAGCACGTTTCCCACGTATGTTTTTGCTTCCCGCAGTGGGAACACCATAATTTTGATGTATCGGGGCGTTGATTTCCTGGCCGGCTGGTTGCGGTGGGGCGCGGTGGTGCGCCGCGGTGTGGTGGACGCTGATTCTGGGCGACGAGGCCTTGTCCGATGGCTGCGAGTCCGTGACCGATTTCTCCCCCAAATGATGAATCGGCGTTACCGCCGCTGGCTTCTCCGGTGGGTGAGAACGACGCCGGTGGCATGATGCTCCGTCGAGCCGCCTCCGTCTTCACCCTCCCATATGCCGCTTCCACTGATGGGGGTGGATCTTCCTTCAGAATGTCTCGCCGAATCGAGTCATACTCTTGATTCAATCCGGTTAAGAACTTAATCAGACGCTTGTCGTTCGAATGGGTTCGAAATTGATCGATGCCTTTATCACAGCAGTTGATAGGTTGTTTCTGGCAACGATCTATGTTGATCCACAATCCGTGAATTCTTCGGTAATACGTCTCTAGATCGAGACTGCCTTGTTTGATGTTGATTGCTTTTTCTTCCAGGTCGTAAATGAGGTAACGATCCGCCTTGTTCTCAAACGTGACCGCGAGATTGTCCCATAGAGCCTTCGATGTCAGATGATGCGCGAAGTCGGCGACGATTTCGTTTTCAATGTTGTCGACGATCCATGAGAACACAACGAGATCGTTCTCCTCCCACTCGTCGAATCCCTTGCTCCCTGCTTCTGGGGGATCGTTTCGGATGTATGGATACGCCCCTCTGCCCCCTATCTTGACCTTCATCAGTCGAGACCATAGGGGGTAATTCCTTCCATTCAACTTGAAGGCTACGGTGATGCCTTTGCTGTTCCTCAAACTCTTTGTCTGTTCTGGATTTATTTTGGTATCTTCTTCTGTGTCTGACATGATTTTGATGTAGGGTTCGGTTTATCTGGGCTTGATTTTGGCTGAAACGGTCGAGAATTGGTATTGGCTATGATGAAATTTCTCTGAGCCTAGGATCGTGTTTCTGCTCTGAGGCCATGATAAATATGAGTAGGAGAAATCATTCTTGTATTCAATGAATAATATGATACAGagactatatatttataggctaGGAAATATCTACACAAGGTAAAcctaattttacaattaaagaTACTCTATCTTTGGCATGATATATTCTCAAATATACTCCCAAATCAATCACACGTTATTTCCTGATTTTGTGAGATCTTCATTCTAACATTaggtactactactactacctcATTTGTCTTAGTTTGTAATTATTGCATTCTCTTTGCTGTTTTGTTATACGGAGTATATTTTAGGTTGTGTTGATCTCTTGCTTCGTGCGCCTTATGATCCATTTTCGATGTTTATTATTTGACTTAAAAGGCTGTGCCCAATGCTTCAATCTAATAGCATTGCCAAGTTCACATGCTTTGAAACACCTCAAGATTGAATTTAGTTTTAACTTTTTGTAGTTATCACCATTTTCATAGATCTGATAGCagtaaaatagataaaaaggATCCAAGCTCAGATAAAATGATGTGAATTTTCTGCAGTTTATGAAGGAACCAAATCATTCTAtaaggaagaagatgagacGGTTCCTGTTAATGTTTATGGTAAATCTAAAGTCGAAGCAGAGCAGTACATATCTGCACACTGCCAAAACTATGCAATTTTGAGAAGCAGTATAATTTATGGACCGCAAACCGTCTCTCCTGTTCCCAAATCACTTCCAATCCAGGTTCATACAGACACTGCTAATACTATCTTTTACTTCTTTTATCTTCATTAGCACTTAAAACTTCATTGTAATCTCACAATCATTTCTACACATCCAttcagaaataaaattcttgcTAGTGGCTGACTTGCTTTTGAAAGCAAGGTGATGCCTTTATTTACTGGTTCTGCTTTCTTAATGAGTTTCATTAGAGTCATTTCTTATGCCATCAATGTGAAGGAtcttattatgtatttttgtgCAGTGGATGGATAGTGTTCTTGCTAAGGGAGAGCCAATGGATTTCTTTCATGATGAATTCCGCTGCCCTATCTTTGTGAAGGATCTTGTTGCTTCCGTACAAATACTGACAAACCAATGGATCACAGGTTAGTGGAGTTGGTTTTGGAACTTAGTTTAGTTTCTTTGTTTAGTAGTAAATGTTTTCAGAATAGAGCTGCTTTCCTGCTGGGAAAATGtatcaattttacttttttttttttttttttttttttttttttttatgtatcaATTTTACTCTTATCATGCTTGAgcttcaaattttgattgataATGTTGTGCAGAGACTAAACAAGTGCAGCTGCTTCTGAATGTTGGTGGACCTGATAGGGTGTCACGGGTTCAAATGGCTGAGGCTGTTGCGCATGCCAGGGGATATAGTACCTCATTGATCAAACAAGTTTCGGCTTCATCAGTATGTTTCTAGAAtgtgttttcttcttcaatcagTTTGATGATATAAGAGAAATTCAGCACTTAATTCATGGGGATCTTAGGACTCTCTCTCTCGTCCATCTTAACTTTGGAGTATGCAGGTTGATCGCGGTGTGAAGTCGCCTTGTGATATTTCCATGGATATCACCAAGCTGGTTCAGACGACAGGTATTTCTCCGACATGTTTTGCAGAAGGCGTCAGATTGACTCTTGAAGCTGAAGCTAAAAGTTCAGTGAAGCCATAATTGAAGTTAGCTTGAGAATTCACAAAAGTATTCTACCATGTTCGTACAAGCCAAGccttgattttttctttttgatgttttttctACGTTGTTTCGTGCAAATATATCAACTCTAAAATGACTACCTCTAAACAAATCTTGTATGCAAGGCTTGATTTTAGATTGTTTTCATTGAATAAGCAACGTATGGAGTGGCACGAGGacaatcattttcttttgcaaattaatgtaaatttacAAGACAAACAATTTATGATGCAAATGCATACGAAAGTTGAAATAGTAGTTGAAATAGCGTGTTAgtttatattcataaattggtaataaataaaataaaagcgCTTTACATTgatgataataattaaaaaaaaaaaaaaagacttgCCACTTCCATGTGCAACTGCCACCCCTTTTCAGATCTCTGAAATTCTCTGTTCACTGACCTCGGATCTCACTGCGTGTTGCTTCATTCGCCAAGGTCATCAAATTTgctctttttaaatttactcCAGGTTTTTGTGTAACAATCAATGTGATTGAATTTCGGAAGTTGAAAGCATCGGATTTTGAATTGCAGTAGGaaaagtttaaattaattatggcTGTAAGGAGACCTGGCGTGATTGCCCTTTTTGATGTCGATGGCACGCTTACCGCTCCCAGAAAGGTGTGTATAactgtttttttcttttttgtgtttgttctACTTTCCAGTTTCTATATAATGTGGATATAATTGAAGCTGCACTATCTCAATTTTGGCTAGAACCTTCATAAGTTAATATTCTACTACAAATTAGTTAGCTTTATGTTCCCATTTAACTCTGAAAGAGGAATACTAACTTATTGGGCTCTTACAGTTTGCAT harbors:
- the LOC125220055 gene encoding methionine adenosyltransferase 2 subunit beta-like; translated protein: MSKKRVLIVGGTGYLGQHLLQSFADADSQLDLAFTHHSAPPQPLLNAIPHALSFPLDLRTCHGLDAISHPFAQPDVVINCAALSVPRVCEMDPEAAMSINVPTGLVKWLSSFGKSCLLIHLSTDQVYEGTKSFYKEEDETVPVNVYGKSKVEAEQYISAHCQNYAILRSSIIYGPQTVSPVPKSLPIQWMDSVLAKGEPMDFFHDEFRCPIFVKDLVASVQILTNQWITETKQVQLLLNVGGPDRVSRVQMAEAVAHARGYSTSLIKQVSASSVDRGVKSPCDISMDITKLVQTTGISPTCFAEGVRLTLEAEAKSSVKP